A region of Vicia villosa cultivar HV-30 ecotype Madison, WI unplaced genomic scaffold, Vvil1.0 ctg.000986F_1_1, whole genome shotgun sequence DNA encodes the following proteins:
- the LOC131632688 gene encoding NDR1/HIN1-like protein 13: MNLTSQSLISPKFDVSVSADNGNRKIEIYYNNDSTVELFYKNVNLCNGAIPTFYQLSNNVTVLKRNRVMVAGSNRKALLNAVKKQSLSLTLKLRAPMKFKIVIVKTSTFNVKVHCVVTVAELTEKAKIVNRDCSYGLDI, from the coding sequence ATGAACCTCACCTCGCAGTCTCTGATCTCGCCGAAGTTTGACGTCTCTGTTAGCGCTGATAATGGTAACCGTAAGATCGAAATCTACTACAACAATGATAGCACTGTTGAACTGTTTTACAAAAATGTTAACCTCTGTAACGGCGCGATACCGACATTTTATCAGTTGTCGAATAATGTAACGGTGTTGAAGCGTAACAGGGTAATGGTTGCTGGATCTAATCGGAAAGCGTTACTGAATGCTGTTAAGAAACAGAGTTTGTCGTTAACGTTGAAGCTGAGGGCTCCGATGAAATTCAAAATCGTAATTGTGAAGACGTCGACGTTTAACGTTAAGGTTCACTGTGTTGTGACGGTGGCTGAGTTAACGGAGAAAGCGAAGATTGTTAACAGAGATTGCAGTTACGGTTTGGATATTTGA
- the LOC131632673 gene encoding uncharacterized protein LOC131632673: protein MSITQKLGIKIETNPSEEKLTQLGVRQWSKWGCPPSKFPWTYDSKETCYLLEGKVKVTPSGANESVEFGAGDLVVFPKGMTCTWDVSVAVNKHYIFE, encoded by the exons ATGAGTATCACACAGAAATTGGGCATCAAGATTGAAACAAACCCTTCCGAGGAAAAACTCACTCAACTCGGTGTTAGACAATGGTCCAA ATGGGGTTGTCCTCCAAGCAAATTCCCTTGGACTTATGATTCGAAAGAGACATGCTATCTCCTAGAAGGAAAAGTTAAGGTAACACCAAGTGGAGCAAATGAGTCCGTTGAATTTGGTGCTGGTGATTTGGTTGTGTTTCCTAAAGGCATGACTTGTACTTGGGATGTTTCTGTTGCTGTCAACAAGCACTATATCTTTGAATAA